The Streptococcus oralis Uo5 genome includes a window with the following:
- the ccdA2 gene encoding thiol-disulfide oxidoreductase-associated membrane protein CcdA2 — MDNVIFFISVFLAGILSFFSPCILPLLPVYAGVLLDDKDGSQASSGKFSISLVSLLRTMAFIAGISFIFILLGYGAGFLGNLLYASWFQYVTGTIIILLGLHQMDVLHLQGLYKERRLQLKRQGQKGNGYSQAFLLGLTFSFAWTPCVGPVLGSVLALAASGGSGAWQGAGLMLVYTLGLALPFLVLALASSYVLKHFRKLHPYLGILKKVGGFLIIVMGILVLLGNASILTTLFE, encoded by the coding sequence ATGGACAATGTAATCTTTTTTATCAGTGTTTTTCTTGCTGGAATTCTTTCCTTCTTTTCTCCTTGTATTTTACCCTTGTTGCCTGTCTATGCGGGGGTCTTACTTGATGACAAAGATGGTTCTCAGGCTTCCAGCGGAAAATTTTCAATCTCACTTGTTAGTTTATTGCGAACTATGGCCTTTATAGCGGGGATCTCTTTTATCTTTATCTTACTGGGCTATGGAGCTGGTTTTTTAGGCAATTTGCTGTATGCTTCTTGGTTTCAGTATGTGACGGGTACGATTATCATTCTCTTGGGCTTGCACCAGATGGATGTTTTACATTTGCAGGGACTCTACAAGGAAAGAAGGCTACAATTAAAGAGACAGGGGCAAAAGGGTAACGGCTATAGTCAGGCATTTTTACTGGGGTTGACCTTTAGTTTTGCTTGGACGCCGTGTGTGGGGCCAGTTCTGGGCTCTGTTTTGGCTTTGGCGGCTTCAGGTGGTTCAGGAGCTTGGCAGGGAGCTGGTCTCATGTTGGTCTATACGCTGGGATTGGCGCTACCATTTTTAGTCCTAGCTCTCGCCTCCAGCTATGTTTTGAAACATTTCCGAAAACTGCATCCTTACCTCGGAATCCTCAAAAAAGTGGGTGGTTTCCTCATTATCGTGATGGGAATCTTGGTGCTTTTGGGAAATGCTTCCATTTTGACTACATTATTTGAATAG
- a CDS encoding GNAT family N-acetyltransferase, translated as MKAIGTQILQTERLILRRFVESDAEAMFQNWASSAENLTYVTWNPHPDVEVTRNSIRNWVASYANPNYYKWAICLKENPEQVIGDISIIEMHEEDLSCEIGYVLGKNFWGRGMMTVALKAVLDFCFTQAGFQKVRARYASLNPASGRVMEKAGMSYLKTIANGVERKDYVADLIYYQISREDR; from the coding sequence ATGAAAGCAATCGGTACGCAAATATTACAGACAGAACGTTTGATTTTGAGAAGATTTGTGGAGAGTGATGCGGAAGCCATGTTTCAAAATTGGGCTTCATCTGCTGAGAATCTGACCTATGTTACTTGGAATCCTCATCCTGATGTTGAGGTGACTCGGAACTCGATTCGAAATTGGGTTGCCTCCTATGCAAATCCCAACTATTACAAATGGGCCATTTGTCTCAAAGAAAACCCGGAGCAAGTGATAGGAGATATCAGTATCATTGAAATGCACGAGGAAGATTTAAGTTGTGAAATTGGGTATGTTTTAGGAAAAAACTTTTGGGGCCGAGGTATGATGACGGTGGCCTTGAAAGCTGTGCTAGACTTCTGTTTTACTCAAGCAGGCTTTCAAAAAGTCAGAGCTCGTTACGCCAGTCTTAACCCAGCTTCAGGCCGTGTGATGGAGAAGGCTGGAATGTCCTATCTAAAAACTATTGCCAATGGTGTGGAGAGAAAAGATTACGTTGCGGACCTTATTTATTACCAGATAAGCAGGGAAGACAGGTGA
- the nadE gene encoding ammonia-dependent NAD(+) synthetase, whose amino-acid sequence MSLQETIIQQLGVKPVIDAQEEIRRSIDFLKRYLKKHPFLKTFVLGISGGQDSTLAGRLAQLAMEEMRAETGDDSYQFIAVRLPYGVQADEADAQKALAFIQPDVSLVVNIKESADAMAAAVEATGSPVSDFNKGNIKARSRMIAQYALAGAHSGAVIGTDHAAENITGFFTKFGDGGADILPLYRLNKRQGKQLLKELGADPALYEKIPTADLEEEKPGIADEVALGVTYAEIDDYLEGKTISPEAQATIENWWHKGQHKRHLPITVFDDFWE is encoded by the coding sequence ATGAGTTTGCAAGAGACCATTATCCAGCAACTGGGCGTCAAACCAGTGATTGATGCCCAGGAAGAAATTCGTCGTTCGATTGATTTCTTAAAGAGATACTTGAAAAAACACCCTTTCCTTAAAACCTTTGTACTAGGGATTTCTGGAGGACAAGACTCAACCTTGGCAGGGCGCTTGGCACAATTAGCGATGGAAGAAATGCGAGCTGAGACAGGAGATGACAGCTACCAATTTATCGCTGTCCGCCTGCCATACGGAGTGCAAGCTGATGAAGCAGATGCTCAAAAAGCTCTTGCTTTCATCCAGCCAGATGTCAGCTTGGTTGTGAATATCAAGGAATCAGCTGATGCCATGGCAGCTGCAGTTGAAGCGACAGGAAGTCCTGTTTCAGACTTTAACAAGGGCAATATTAAAGCTCGTAGTCGTATGATTGCCCAATATGCCCTTGCAGGTGCCCATAGCGGAGCGGTCATTGGAACAGACCATGCCGCGGAAAATATCACAGGCTTTTTTACCAAGTTTGGTGACGGTGGTGCAGACATTCTCCCTCTTTATCGCCTCAATAAACGTCAAGGGAAACAACTCTTGAAGGAACTTGGTGCAGACCCAGCCCTTTATGAAAAAATCCCAACAGCAGATTTGGAAGAAGAAAAACCAGGTATTGCAGACGAAGTAGCTCTTGGAGTCACTTATGCAGAAATTGATGACTACCTTGAAGGCAAAACCATCAGTCCAGAAGCCCAAGCGACTATCGAAAACTGGTGGCACAAAGGCCAACACAAACGCCACCTACCAATCACCGTATTTGATGACTTTTGGGAGTAA
- a CDS encoding redoxin family protein — protein MKKWQTCLLGVGSICCLAACSAENMADESTMKEQTKTEQVSSQTATKGQEVADFELTGVDGKTYRLSDYKDKKVYLKFWASWCSICLASLPDTDEIAKDAGDDYVVLTVVSPGHKGEQSEADFKNWYKGLDYKNFPVLIDPSGKLLESYGVRSYPTQAFIDKEGKLVKTQPGFMDKDMILKELKEMG, from the coding sequence ATGAAAAAATGGCAAACATGTCTCCTTGGGGTAGGCTCAATCTGTTGCTTGGCAGCCTGTTCGGCTGAAAATATGGCAGACGAGTCTACTATGAAGGAGCAAACCAAAACAGAACAAGTTAGTTCACAAACTGCCACTAAGGGTCAGGAAGTCGCTGATTTTGAACTGACAGGTGTAGATGGCAAGACCTATCGTTTATCTGACTACAAGGACAAGAAAGTTTATCTCAAATTCTGGGCTTCTTGGTGTTCCATCTGTCTAGCCAGTCTTCCAGATACCGATGAAATCGCTAAGGATGCTGGTGATGACTATGTGGTTTTGACAGTGGTGTCACCAGGCCACAAGGGAGAACAATCTGAAGCTGACTTTAAGAACTGGTATAAGGGATTGGATTATAAAAATTTTCCAGTTCTAATTGATCCATCAGGCAAACTTTTGGAAAGTTATGGTGTTCGTTCTTACCCGACTCAAGCCTTTATAGACAAGGAAGGCAAGCTGGTCAAAACGCAACCAGGTTTTATGGATAAGGATATGATTTTGAAAGAATTGAAAGAAATGGGGTAG
- a CDS encoding response regulator transcription factor, with the protein MTYTILIVEDEYLVRQGLTKLVNVAAYDMEIIGQAENGRQAWDLIQKQVPDIILTDINMPQLNGIQLARLVRETYPQVHLVFLTGYDDFDYALSAVKLGVDDYLLKPFSRQDIEEMLGKIKQKLDKEEKEEQLQDLLTDKFEGNLAQKIQSHLADSQFSLKSLASDLGFSPTYLSSLIKKELGLPFQDYLVRERVKQAKLLLLTTDLKIYEIAEKVGFEDMNYFTQRFKQIAGVTPRQFKKGEGR; encoded by the coding sequence ATGACCTACACAATCTTAATCGTAGAAGATGAGTATCTGGTAAGACAAGGCTTGACCAAGCTGGTCAATGTAGCAGCCTACGATATGGAAATCATCGGTCAGGCTGAAAATGGAAGACAGGCTTGGGACTTGATTCAAAAGCAGGTGCCAGATATCATTTTAACCGATATCAACATGCCTCAGCTAAATGGCATCCAGTTGGCCAGGCTGGTCCGAGAAACCTATCCCCAGGTGCATCTGGTATTTTTGACGGGTTACGATGATTTTGATTATGCTTTGTCTGCTGTCAAACTCGGTGTAGATGACTACTTGCTCAAGCCCTTTTCTCGTCAGGATATTGAGGAAATGTTGGGGAAAATCAAGCAAAAACTAGACAAGGAAGAAAAGGAAGAGCAGTTACAAGATTTACTGACCGATAAGTTTGAAGGAAACCTGGCCCAGAAAATCCAGTCTCATCTGGCTGATAGTCAATTTAGTTTAAAGTCTTTGGCCAGTGACCTAGGTTTTAGTCCGACTTATTTGAGTTCCTTAATTAAGAAAGAGTTGGGGCTGCCTTTTCAGGATTATCTGGTGAGAGAGCGTGTCAAACAAGCCAAGCTCTTGCTTCTGACCACGGATTTAAAGATTTATGAGATAGCCGAAAAGGTTGGTTTTGAAGATATGAACTACTTTACTCAACGTTTTAAACAGATTGCAGGTGTGACGCCTCGTCAGTTTAAGAAGGGAGAAGGTCGATGA
- the msrB gene encoding peptide-methionine (R)-S-oxide reductase MsrB: MNDKVKLFVLAGVILLAITGFYFLLMRNAGQTDSSQIEKASVSQGGKTVKKTEVSKDADLHEIYLAGGCFWGVEEYFSRVPGVTDAVSGYANGRGETTKYELINQTGHAETVHVTYDANQISLKEILLHYFRIINPTSKNKQGNDVGTQYRTGVYYTDDKDLEVINQVFDEVAKKYDQPLAVEKENLKNFVVAEDYHQDYLKKNPNGYCHINVNQAAYPVIDASKYPKPSDEELKKTLSPEEYAVTQKNQTERAFSNRYWDKFESGIYVDVATGEPLFSSKDKFESGCGWPSFTQPISPDVATYKEDKSYNMTRMEVRSRVGDSHLGHVFTDGPQDKGGLRYCINSLSIRFIPKDQMAEKGYAYLLDYVD, encoded by the coding sequence ATGAATGATAAAGTAAAACTTTTTGTCTTGGCAGGGGTCATTCTCCTAGCCATAACCGGTTTCTATTTTCTATTGATGCGAAATGCAGGGCAGACAGATAGCTCGCAAATTGAGAAAGCATCAGTTAGTCAAGGAGGAAAAACAGTGAAAAAAACAGAAGTGAGTAAAGACGCAGACTTGCACGAAATTTATCTAGCTGGAGGTTGTTTCTGGGGAGTGGAGGAATACTTCTCACGCGTGCCTGGAGTGACAGATGCCGTTTCAGGCTATGCGAACGGTAGAGGGGAAACAACCAAGTACGAATTGATCAATCAAACAGGTCATGCGGAGACTGTCCATGTCACCTATGATGCCAATCAAATTTCCCTCAAGGAAATTCTGCTTCATTACTTCCGCATTATCAATCCAACCAGCAAAAATAAACAAGGAAATGATGTAGGGACTCAGTACCGTACCGGCGTTTATTACACAGATGACAAGGATTTGGAAGTAATCAATCAAGTCTTTGATGAGGTGGCTAAGAAATACGACCAACCTTTGGCAGTTGAAAAGGAAAACTTGAAGAATTTTGTGGTGGCGGAGGATTACCACCAAGACTATCTCAAGAAAAATCCAAATGGCTACTGTCATATCAATGTTAATCAGGCTGCCTATCCCGTCATTGATGCCAGCAAATATCCTAAACCAAGTGATGAGGAGTTGAAGAAGACCTTGTCGCCTGAGGAGTATGCCGTTACCCAGAAAAATCAAACAGAACGAGCTTTTTCAAACCGCTACTGGGATAAATTTGAATCCGGTATCTATGTGGATGTCGCAACTGGTGAACCCCTCTTTTCATCAAAGGACAAGTTTGAGTCTGGTTGTGGCTGGCCTAGTTTCACTCAACCAATCAGTCCAGATGTTGCTACCTACAAGGAAGATAAGTCCTACAATATGACGCGCATGGAAGTGAGAAGCCGAGTTGGAGATTCTCACCTTGGTCATGTCTTTACAGATGGGCCTCAGGACAAGGGTGGCTTACGCTACTGTATCAATAGTCTCTCTATCCGCTTTATTCCCAAAGACCAAATGGCAGAAAAAGGCTATGCCTATTTATTAGATTATGTCGATTAA